A portion of the Paenibacillus sp. PvR098 genome contains these proteins:
- a CDS encoding DUF4179 domain-containing protein, whose product MSQEKELQFELETAMNQIAVPDSLLRFAKDIPSLCEQGQLQASPAPVRSGRRFVPAVLKGTAAAAVIAFTLTAGVQVSPALASYMKSVPGFDIAAQWLTKIRSHDGVQVAVNNGYTPIEPVTTQFGGTQVTISDVYLTDDELLFKAFIRTNEYDVTDASSPVHFWVRPTNLRGGGSTTGSSIAETTDGNQTPVLQVSYKYQLEENEVRNFFAKGLSELVFEITKSTSNREIKDVRFEKVATMSVPVDQNKLLHNKVLEPKQALALPVEHPDPDWKELSLEKLTIQPTTMNVVIFGKKGWSLQFPRENENAPYLKDVKGNVFRYDPSGPGLMLEDGRMQLPFSSSLFFDTEAKELYLHIGTVLVSEREPSGTLELSMKDEFPKSVRYKNKHIVIEAAEYHDGYLHLKVKKEIPGQSQLEGVYFFIKEYNDQILHNDQLREEVNTLREKLNIPGFGTADSIDSSGSYLDLYIPASKQDNYMISLRRVSDPLVINQDYPISLK is encoded by the coding sequence ATGAGTCAAGAGAAGGAATTACAATTTGAACTGGAAACCGCGATGAATCAAATTGCTGTACCGGATTCGTTACTTCGGTTTGCGAAGGATATCCCAAGTCTGTGTGAACAAGGTCAATTACAAGCTTCTCCGGCACCGGTCCGTTCCGGACGACGGTTCGTTCCCGCTGTGCTCAAAGGTACGGCTGCTGCTGCCGTAATTGCCTTCACATTAACCGCCGGGGTTCAAGTGTCTCCTGCGTTAGCTTCTTACATGAAAAGCGTACCGGGCTTCGACATTGCAGCTCAGTGGTTGACAAAGATAAGAAGCCATGACGGCGTTCAAGTTGCGGTGAACAACGGTTATACTCCGATTGAGCCGGTGACTACCCAATTTGGCGGTACTCAAGTTACGATAAGCGATGTCTATTTGACAGACGATGAACTGTTGTTCAAAGCCTTCATACGTACGAACGAATATGATGTAACCGATGCAAGTAGTCCTGTACACTTCTGGGTTAGACCCACCAATCTCCGTGGAGGCGGATCAACTACGGGTTCTTCCATTGCTGAGACGACGGATGGGAATCAAACACCAGTTCTTCAAGTGTCGTATAAGTATCAACTAGAGGAAAATGAAGTACGGAACTTTTTTGCCAAAGGCTTAAGCGAGCTGGTGTTCGAAATTACGAAAAGTACTTCTAATCGTGAAATAAAGGATGTCCGGTTCGAGAAAGTGGCAACCATGTCCGTTCCGGTCGATCAGAACAAGCTGCTGCACAACAAGGTGCTGGAACCGAAACAAGCGTTGGCTTTGCCAGTGGAGCATCCGGACCCAGACTGGAAAGAGCTTTCGCTGGAGAAGCTGACCATTCAGCCTACGACGATGAATGTGGTCATTTTCGGGAAAAAGGGGTGGAGCCTGCAATTCCCTAGGGAGAATGAAAATGCTCCATATCTGAAGGATGTGAAAGGAAACGTCTTTCGGTACGATCCTTCCGGTCCAGGGTTGATGTTGGAAGACGGCAGGATGCAGCTGCCTTTCTCTTCCTCGTTATTCTTTGATACCGAAGCCAAAGAGCTGTACCTGCATATAGGAACAGTACTGGTCTCCGAAAGAGAACCTAGCGGCACCTTAGAGCTTTCGATGAAAGATGAGTTCCCCAAGTCCGTTCGTTACAAGAACAAGCACATCGTCATCGAAGCGGCGGAGTACCATGACGGGTATCTTCACCTGAAAGTAAAAAAAGAGATCCCTGGTCAATCTCAATTGGAAGGGGTATATTTCTTCATCAAAGAATACAACGACCAAATTTTGCACAACGATCAATTACGCGAGGAAGTAAACACACTCCGTGAGAAATTGAATATACCGGGATTCGGTACGGCGGATAGCATCGACAGCAGCGGTTCTTACCTCGATCTGTACATCCCGGCCTCCAAGCAAGATAACTATATGATCTCGTTGCGGCGCGTGAGCGATCCGTTGGTCATCAATCAAGATTATCCGATTTCGTTAAAATAA
- a CDS encoding MFS transporter, which translates to MNYGTAEYWRATAALSLGSFLVFAIVYLTQPLLPLFVVEFGLSEFMSSLSLSVVVFCISVALLIYGPVSDAVGRKPIMVWCMAGGVISTLLTAFVSDYTVLLILRAVQGLFLAGLPALAMAYMSEEFSPKALSVSMGLYIAANSLGGMSGRILSGVVAEHWGWRTSFTVIGLLSVALFVAFIYLLPRSRNFKPAPLEWRIAASSMLAHLRNSTLSIGMLIGGLHFLVFIGSFNYLTFLLSEKPFQLTPSQLGLLFLAYAAGSFGSAVSGRLSDQWGKSRCMMAGILILAAGLLLTLVEWLPIILIGLVLQCFGFFFSHSASASWVNSRAAFAKASAASLYLFFYYLGGSLGSFYLGWFWHLYRWPGVVVGGMLVFILTFFLARKLYAEESSSPYRVKGMITTK; encoded by the coding sequence ATGAACTATGGTACCGCGGAATATTGGAGAGCCACAGCGGCTCTTAGCTTGGGATCGTTTTTGGTTTTTGCGATCGTTTATTTGACTCAGCCGCTGCTGCCCTTATTTGTAGTTGAATTTGGATTGAGCGAATTTATGTCCAGCTTATCACTTTCGGTTGTCGTATTTTGTATCAGTGTAGCCTTGCTGATCTATGGGCCCGTATCGGATGCGGTAGGAAGAAAGCCCATTATGGTCTGGTGCATGGCAGGCGGAGTGATCTCAACCCTACTAACCGCTTTTGTCAGTGACTATACCGTGCTTCTCATCTTGCGTGCTGTACAGGGACTATTTCTTGCGGGACTTCCTGCATTAGCCATGGCCTATATGAGTGAAGAATTTTCACCGAAAGCTTTAAGTGTTTCTATGGGTCTCTATATCGCGGCGAACAGCCTTGGCGGGATGAGCGGACGTATTCTAAGCGGCGTTGTTGCAGAGCATTGGGGATGGCGCACATCTTTTACCGTAATCGGACTCTTGTCGGTGGCTTTGTTTGTGGCATTCATATACTTGCTTCCCCGTTCCAGGAACTTCAAGCCGGCTCCGCTGGAGTGGCGAATTGCCGCTTCGTCGATGCTTGCACATTTGCGGAATTCGACGTTAAGCATCGGGATGCTGATCGGCGGACTTCATTTCTTAGTTTTTATCGGCTCGTTTAATTATTTGACCTTCCTGCTCAGCGAGAAGCCTTTCCAGTTGACTCCTTCACAGCTAGGCCTGTTGTTTCTGGCCTACGCGGCAGGCAGCTTCGGTTCTGCTGTTTCCGGAAGACTCTCCGACCAATGGGGCAAAAGCCGCTGCATGATGGCGGGAATCCTTATATTAGCTGCGGGCCTTCTGCTCACGCTTGTCGAATGGCTGCCGATCATCCTGATAGGCTTGGTTCTGCAGTGCTTCGGCTTTTTCTTTTCTCATTCCGCTTCGGCCAGCTGGGTCAATTCACGGGCGGCTTTCGCCAAAGCGAGCGCAGCAAGCCTTTATTTATTTTTCTATTATTTAGGCGGTAGCCTAGGTAGTTTTTATTTGGGCTGGTTTTGGCATTTATATCGGTGGCCTGGAGTTGTCGTAGGGGGGATGCTGGTCTTTATCTTAACCTTCTTCCTCGCCAGAAAACTGTATGCGGAAGAAAGCTCAAGTCCTTACCGGGTCAAAGGTATGATTACAACAAAATAA
- a CDS encoding GntR family transcriptional regulator has translation MDSYSVEKPMPYYDQLYHSIKKMIFDGVFKPGERIVESRLAKEMNVSRSPIREAIRALEKEGLVVIDEKSRIIVYKPTVKDVEDIYQCRMALEALAVRVTVQKATDVEMKRIEDSLSLAKAKIKQPNGYDKDEVIRLNEEFHDLIMTFSRNNRLQKQLNDLRSLMFLYRIINFYGEGRDWTIYNEHAEIFSFMKERNEEAASEAMVRHLTADYNHLTQVLSDSDSI, from the coding sequence ATGGATTCTTATTCAGTCGAAAAACCGATGCCTTATTACGATCAACTGTACCATTCCATCAAAAAAATGATTTTCGACGGTGTGTTCAAACCGGGAGAGAGAATTGTTGAATCCAGGTTGGCAAAGGAAATGAATGTGAGCAGAAGTCCCATCAGAGAAGCGATCCGAGCTTTGGAAAAAGAAGGTCTGGTCGTGATAGACGAAAAATCGCGAATTATTGTGTATAAGCCGACAGTGAAAGATGTTGAGGATATTTATCAATGCCGCATGGCACTTGAAGCATTGGCTGTCAGAGTGACCGTTCAAAAAGCGACCGACGTTGAAATGAAGCGTATTGAAGATAGTCTGTCGTTGGCCAAAGCAAAGATTAAGCAGCCGAATGGATACGATAAGGACGAAGTGATTCGTTTAAATGAAGAGTTCCATGATTTGATTATGACATTTAGCCGCAACAATCGTTTGCAAAAACAATTAAATGATTTAAGATCTTTGATGTTCTTATATCGGATTATTAATTTCTATGGAGAAGGACGGGATTGGACGATTTATAACGAACATGCGGAAATATTTAGTTTCATGAAAGAACGAAACGAGGAAGCAGCATCTGAGGCAATGGTACGCCATTTGACAGCCGATTATAATCATTTGACTCAAGTACTAAGCGATTCCGATTCTATTTAA
- a CDS encoding nucleotidyltransferase family protein: MKPIIVGIYLAAGAGKRMGGAKLSIELTPGERLGGFALEEALRSSLDRTYVVTRGGWSTDWLPSTFYEAEASGRAQQVVCWEAEYGMSHSLRSGLMAACAESEPEAVVVMLADQPLIKAEMIDRMIRSFQRNRALDYCAAGHLGLPKPPVLLSRTLFPVIGKLAGDEGARSLFMEPHYFGMIQEELESHRFIDADTAEDLERIRLFR, encoded by the coding sequence ATGAAACCGATTATTGTAGGCATCTATTTAGCGGCAGGAGCCGGAAAGCGAATGGGCGGAGCCAAGCTTTCCATCGAATTAACGCCAGGCGAGCGACTGGGCGGCTTCGCCCTTGAGGAGGCGCTCCGTTCGTCGTTGGATCGGACCTATGTAGTGACGCGAGGAGGCTGGTCGACAGATTGGCTTCCTTCAACCTTTTATGAAGCCGAAGCATCCGGGCGAGCTCAACAAGTTGTGTGTTGGGAGGCGGAATACGGCATGTCCCATTCTCTGCGCAGCGGACTTATGGCTGCTTGCGCGGAATCGGAGCCGGAAGCCGTCGTTGTCATGCTTGCGGATCAGCCGCTCATCAAAGCAGAGATGATCGACAGGATGATTCGTTCGTTTCAACGTAATCGGGCGCTTGATTATTGCGCAGCAGGACACCTGGGTTTGCCTAAGCCACCCGTTTTGCTATCCCGTACCCTCTTTCCTGTCATCGGGAAGCTTGCGGGGGATGAAGGGGCCAGATCATTGTTTATGGAGCCGCACTACTTCGGGATGATTCAGGAAGAGCTGGAATCTCACAGGTTTATAGATGCAGATACAGCAGAAGATCTGGAGCGTATTCGATTATTTCGTTAA
- a CDS encoding gamma-glutamyltransferase, whose translation MSDPDFAAIPLERLLSKPYARSLFEDIRMTPQGSAVHLSPMSGQDTAYAAVTDEAGNAVSFITKPLF comes from the coding sequence TTGAGCGACCCCGACTTCGCTGCGATCCCGCTCGAACGGCTGCTCTCCAAACCCTATGCCCGATCCTTGTTCGAGGATATCCGGATGACACCGCAGGGCAGCGCAGTGCACTTGTCGCCGATGAGCGGCCAAGATACCGCTTATGCCGCAGTTACGGATGAAGCAGGAAACGCGGTCTCGTTCATTACAAAGCCTTTATTTTGA
- a CDS encoding RNA polymerase sigma factor — protein MDRNNEQHLLEAIRSGDKEAFGTLVEPLIARAYRTSVAILKSPHLAEEAMQNALIESYTTITKGKEIRHFRGWFSRVIANRAMDLVRQENRHQNGLDIDGMELQDHSATPIEEIVKKEESNQLLEAVMSLELQQRVVVVLYYFQELKIEEIASVLNVREGTVKSRLYHSRLKLSQMVSIPQLNAKVVQL, from the coding sequence TTGGACCGAAACAACGAGCAACACCTGCTGGAAGCGATACGAAGCGGCGATAAGGAGGCTTTCGGCACATTGGTCGAGCCGCTGATTGCCAGAGCTTACCGAACATCCGTGGCAATCTTAAAGTCACCTCACCTGGCGGAGGAAGCCATGCAGAATGCGTTAATCGAATCCTATACAACCATAACAAAGGGTAAAGAGATTCGTCATTTTCGCGGATGGTTCAGCCGGGTCATCGCGAACAGGGCGATGGACCTCGTCAGACAGGAGAATCGCCATCAGAACGGCCTGGACATTGATGGGATGGAGCTTCAGGACCACTCCGCAACCCCAATCGAGGAAATAGTAAAAAAGGAAGAGTCCAACCAGCTTCTGGAAGCCGTCATGTCTTTAGAGCTGCAGCAGAGGGTCGTTGTGGTGCTGTATTATTTTCAGGAGTTAAAAATCGAGGAAATCGCCTCGGTACTGAACGTTAGGGAAGGTACTGTCAAATCGCGGCTCTATCATTCCAGGCTTAAGCTAAGCCAAATGGTTTCGATTCCTCAACTGAATGCGAAGGTGGTGCAGCTATGA
- a CDS encoding 2-oxoacid:acceptor oxidoreductase family protein: MRVLPKTNDLGFFEIRLESIGGLGANLAGKMLAEAGVVGSGFDGVSFSSYGSEKKGSPVKAHIRFCDMETNIRDTTPVERPHVVGVFHENLSKTINVVSGIYQDSVVLVNSAKSSEALKEKLKLVGGTVAVVDATGIALEEKNRVNMAMLGGLFRLCEFLDFEHMKGIIRKSLEKKYPGAVEPALRTFQRGYDEVQFQTFELPEGTEMPNPKRWDIPVLGYATQAIGGMVTNPGNSILKDLSISRSGMMPHFDDDKCIHCAACDTACPDFCFVWDEQPDKKGRPQMFLQGIDYQYCKGCLKCVVACPTEALSSNRETDGYAEAHRVPHRFDLAN, encoded by the coding sequence ATGAGGGTTCTACCGAAAACGAACGACCTCGGCTTCTTTGAAATTCGGCTCGAATCCATCGGCGGTCTGGGTGCGAATCTGGCAGGAAAAATGCTAGCTGAAGCAGGCGTTGTTGGAAGCGGTTTTGACGGTGTCAGCTTTTCTTCTTATGGTTCTGAGAAAAAAGGGTCTCCTGTAAAAGCACATATTCGCTTTTGCGATATGGAAACAAACATTCGCGACACGACTCCGGTTGAACGTCCGCATGTCGTAGGCGTATTTCACGAAAATCTATCCAAAACCATTAATGTCGTCAGCGGTATTTATCAAGACAGTGTTGTCTTGGTCAATTCCGCCAAGAGTTCTGAAGCTTTGAAGGAAAAATTGAAGCTCGTTGGCGGTACGGTCGCTGTGGTTGACGCGACAGGCATTGCGCTGGAGGAGAAAAATCGCGTTAACATGGCCATGCTGGGCGGCTTGTTCCGACTTTGCGAGTTCCTCGATTTCGAGCACATGAAGGGAATTATCCGCAAATCTCTCGAGAAAAAATATCCGGGCGCTGTTGAACCTGCACTTAGAACGTTTCAACGCGGCTATGATGAAGTCCAGTTTCAAACCTTCGAATTGCCGGAAGGCACCGAGATGCCGAACCCTAAGCGTTGGGATATCCCGGTACTCGGCTATGCCACTCAGGCGATCGGCGGGATGGTAACCAACCCGGGCAACAGTATTTTGAAAGACCTGAGTATTTCCCGCAGCGGGATGATGCCTCATTTTGACGATGATAAATGCATTCATTGTGCGGCATGCGATACCGCCTGTCCTGATTTTTGCTTTGTCTGGGATGAGCAGCCGGACAAAAAGGGCCGTCCACAAATGTTCCTTCAAGGAATCGATTATCAATATTGCAAGGGCTGTCTAAAATGCGTTGTCGCTTGTCCGACGGAAGCGCTTTCTTCCAATCGCGAGACAGATGGCTACGCTGAAGCGCATCGCGTACCGCATCGCTTCGACTTGGCGAACTAA
- a CDS encoding YkuS family protein, which translates to MAKIAVENSLEDVKNALQQNGHEVISMDSGNLQNCDCCVISGQDQNMMGMSETATQASVINAQGMSADEIVQRVNQSLS; encoded by the coding sequence ATGGCAAAAATTGCGGTAGAGAACAGCTTGGAGGATGTAAAGAATGCCCTGCAGCAGAACGGACATGAGGTTATTTCCATGGATAGCGGTAATTTGCAAAATTGCGATTGCTGCGTGATCTCCGGCCAGGATCAGAACATGATGGGAATGAGCGAAACGGCAACCCAAGCGTCGGTGATCAACGCTCAAGGCATGTCCGCCGATGAAATTGTACAAAGAGTAAACCAAAGCTTGAGTTAG
- a CDS encoding haloacid dehalogenase type II — translation MQYQLISFDVYSALTDIEGSLVPELNELIDSEIIDTTAFFRAWRTKQWDYLLLNNSLDSEHFKYDYITRCTLEYTAKRFGIEMDDEIRDRLIRAWTRLRTWPEAVKVISEIQHRGYEIAILSNGTEAMLKALQEEIDIQFNYIFASDQAGAYKPSPMIYQLPLTKLGLDKMELLHVAGSSFDVMGAKSAGLTCAWSNRLNDYTLDPRFSPDYEMRDLTGLLQILSP, via the coding sequence ATGCAATACCAATTGATTTCTTTCGATGTATATTCAGCTTTGACTGATATAGAAGGAAGTCTGGTACCTGAATTAAATGAGCTTATTGATTCGGAAATCATTGACACAACGGCATTTTTCCGGGCTTGGCGTACAAAGCAATGGGATTATTTATTGCTTAACAATTCCTTGGACAGCGAACACTTCAAATATGATTACATTACCCGGTGCACCTTGGAATATACGGCCAAACGCTTCGGAATCGAAATGGACGACGAGATCAGAGACCGATTAATACGTGCCTGGACTAGGTTACGCACTTGGCCGGAGGCGGTGAAAGTGATATCCGAAATCCAACATAGAGGATATGAAATCGCCATCTTGTCGAATGGAACGGAAGCCATGTTGAAAGCGCTCCAGGAAGAGATCGACATTCAATTTAATTATATTTTTGCTTCTGATCAAGCGGGAGCATATAAACCTAGTCCCATGATTTATCAGCTTCCGCTTACTAAGCTCGGGTTGGATAAAATGGAATTATTGCATGTTGCAGGTTCTTCATTTGATGTGATGGGGGCTAAATCGGCAGGGCTTACCTGCGCCTGGTCCAATCGGTTGAACGATTATACGCTCGATCCCCGTTTTAGTCCCGATTACGAAATGCGCGATTTAACCGGTTTGCTTCAAATTTTAAGCCCTTGA
- a CDS encoding GNAT family N-acetyltransferase yields the protein MLIDIKQRLGEEPIRELLSYSIFPDPEILEEELNAYAAEDGRELYGYEDKGQIIGVVGFIVHQNGLLEVNHLAVHPEYRGQGYGRGQILELIELKKPIEIHAETDEESVEFFRNIGFSITSLGEKFTGVECFQCIYDVETQE from the coding sequence ATGTTGATTGATATCAAGCAAAGGCTTGGCGAAGAACCGATCCGTGAGCTGCTCTCGTATTCGATTTTCCCCGACCCGGAAATATTGGAAGAAGAATTGAACGCTTATGCAGCAGAGGACGGTCGCGAGCTGTATGGGTATGAAGATAAAGGCCAAATCATTGGCGTAGTCGGTTTTATCGTACATCAGAATGGACTTCTTGAGGTGAATCACCTTGCCGTTCATCCTGAATATCGCGGACAAGGCTATGGCAGAGGACAAATATTGGAGCTGATTGAACTCAAGAAGCCGATTGAAATTCATGCGGAAACCGACGAAGAGTCGGTGGAGTTCTTCCGGAACATCGGATTCTCCATCACAAGCCTTGGGGAGAAATTCACCGGCGTTGAATGCTTTCAATGTATCTATGATGTAGAAACGCAAGAGTGA
- a CDS encoding gamma-glutamyltransferase — protein sequence MGPTEDGGWTYEDAWWEVWNNRGQLPWEKLLAPAIRLAEEDFPISRDLYRWLDRDEEWLRIANIPGLCRVLSFGDRSSGKKHFVIAISS from the coding sequence ATCGGACCGACGGAAGACGGGGGATGGACATATGAGGATGCGTGGTGGGAAGTATGGAACAATCGGGGACAGCTTCCATGGGAGAAGCTGCTGGCGCCAGCCATTCGTTTAGCGGAGGAAGACTTTCCCATCTCGCGGGATTTGTACCGTTGGTTGGACCGCGACGAAGAGTGGCTTCGCATCGCGAATATCCCGGGGCTCTGCCGGGTTTTATCATTTGGTGACCGAAGTAGTGGAAAAAAGCATTTCGTGATCGCGATCAGTTCTTGA
- a CDS encoding LysR family transcriptional regulator, which translates to MDFKKLQYFVEIADSGSFTKAAEKLLVAQPAISKSIQKLEVELQLTLFDRSEKAVALTPEGRALLVHARAILSRIEEARKEMEELRGLEKGEIRIGLPSMFGSYYFPQIIKEFKKKYPALTISVVEAGTLEVQKLLDRKEVDIGIIALGDHHQEHHEVIPLLREEMVVCLPVGHSLARRSSLRLEEILNEPLVLFKEGYLQRKIIMESSHTATVQPNVTFSTNQLSLIKSLVSEGFGITLFLRMVIKHDDHQLVPVSLNPPVFLHLGASWRKDTYLSKACQTFMNFLKQWL; encoded by the coding sequence ATGGATTTTAAAAAACTGCAGTATTTTGTAGAGATCGCCGATTCGGGAAGCTTCACCAAAGCGGCTGAGAAACTGCTTGTCGCCCAACCGGCGATTAGCAAGTCCATTCAAAAACTCGAAGTAGAGCTGCAGCTAACCCTGTTTGACCGTTCCGAAAAAGCAGTGGCTCTTACACCGGAAGGCCGTGCCCTGCTCGTTCATGCAAGAGCTATTTTAAGCCGTATAGAAGAAGCACGTAAAGAGATGGAAGAATTACGCGGGCTTGAAAAGGGAGAAATCCGTATCGGCCTCCCCTCCATGTTTGGCAGCTATTATTTTCCGCAAATCATCAAGGAATTTAAAAAGAAATACCCAGCTCTGACCATCAGCGTCGTTGAAGCAGGCACGCTGGAGGTCCAAAAGCTATTGGATCGCAAAGAGGTTGACATCGGAATCATTGCCCTCGGCGATCACCATCAGGAGCATCATGAAGTCATCCCCTTGTTAAGAGAAGAGATGGTGGTTTGTCTGCCTGTCGGTCACTCTCTTGCACGCCGTTCTTCATTACGTCTTGAGGAGATATTGAATGAGCCCCTTGTTTTATTTAAGGAAGGCTATTTACAAAGAAAAATCATTATGGAATCAAGCCATACGGCCACCGTCCAACCCAATGTCACCTTCTCGACCAATCAATTATCGTTAATCAAATCCTTGGTATCCGAAGGCTTTGGTATTACTCTGTTTTTGCGCATGGTCATTAAGCATGATGATCATCAGCTGGTTCCTGTTTCATTGAACCCCCCTGTATTTCTTCATTTGGGAGCTTCATGGCGCAAAGATACGTATTTATCGAAAGCCTGCCAAACCTTTATGAACTTTCTCAAGCAATGGTTATAA
- a CDS encoding tartrate dehydrogenase — translation MKQFDIAVIPGDGIGKEVVPATLEVLNTVAEVHGGLNFKFTSYPWSCDYYLEHGKMMPDDGMQILQNFNAVFLGAVGDPKKVPDHISLWGLLIKIRRDFEQVINMRPAKYIQGIQSPLHNPSDFDLIVVRENSEGEYSEVGGRIHKGEDEVAIQGAVFTRKGTERAIRYAFQLAEQRKGRLTSATKSNGIVHSMPFWDDVFQDVSKDYPNIETSSCHIDALAAFFVTRPQTFDVIVASNLFGDILTDLGAAIMGSIGIAPAANININGKYPSMFEPVHGSAPDIYGKGIANPMGQIWTAKMMLDHLGEVEAGRKMLEVMESVIQDGFKTPDIGGKASTTEVIHEICRRLKTI, via the coding sequence ATGAAACAATTTGACATTGCAGTTATACCAGGGGACGGAATCGGTAAAGAAGTAGTTCCGGCAACATTGGAAGTGTTGAACACCGTAGCGGAAGTTCACGGCGGGTTGAATTTTAAATTCACCAGCTATCCATGGAGCTGCGATTATTATTTGGAGCACGGAAAAATGATGCCCGATGACGGAATGCAAATCTTGCAGAACTTTAATGCCGTATTTCTCGGAGCGGTCGGTGACCCTAAGAAGGTTCCGGACCATATATCCCTCTGGGGACTATTGATCAAAATTCGCCGTGATTTTGAGCAGGTTATCAATATGCGTCCTGCCAAATATATTCAAGGAATTCAATCTCCTCTACATAACCCGAGCGATTTTGATTTGATCGTGGTCAGAGAGAATAGCGAAGGAGAATACAGCGAGGTTGGCGGACGTATTCACAAGGGTGAGGACGAGGTAGCCATTCAAGGAGCTGTATTTACTAGAAAAGGGACGGAACGAGCCATCCGTTACGCCTTCCAGCTGGCTGAGCAAAGAAAAGGACGTCTCACAAGCGCAACCAAATCTAATGGAATCGTGCACTCGATGCCATTCTGGGATGACGTGTTTCAAGATGTCAGCAAGGATTATCCGAATATCGAAACGTCATCCTGCCACATTGATGCATTAGCCGCATTCTTTGTTACTCGCCCACAGACGTTCGATGTCATTGTCGCAAGCAACCTGTTCGGGGATATCTTGACCGACTTGGGAGCGGCAATCATGGGCAGCATTGGGATCGCTCCAGCAGCCAATATCAACATTAACGGGAAATACCCATCCATGTTCGAGCCCGTTCACGGCTCTGCACCCGATATTTACGGCAAAGGCATTGCTAACCCTATGGGCCAAATCTGGACGGCGAAGATGATGCTTGATCACTTGGGCGAGGTCGAAGCAGGTCGTAAAATGCTTGAAGTGATGGAAAGTGTTATCCAGGATGGCTTCAAAACTCCGGATATCGGCGGCAAAGCCTCGACTACCGAAGTGATCCATGAAATTTGCCGTCGTCTAAAAACAATTTAA